CCCATGACGGTCGCCGAAGAACGCCGTAGCAAGGTGCGGAGAACTCAACGGCAGAGCCAAGGGGGGCTAGTAGGGGCCACAGACCCCCCTAACAGCCCAAAAAATTTTTAATCCTCCTTCTTCTTTGCAGCAAATATAATTAGATAAGTAGTTCTACAGCTTAATATCTAGTAGCTCACGTTGCACTTTCAATTAAAGTCCAGCAGATAGCTCAAGAGGCAACAACTACAAGTAAGCAAGAAGTAACGGTCCGAGAGCCTATTTGGCATAGCTTCCTCACTGGCTTCACCACTATCAaagtgccattttcaaaatGATTTCATTATGGTGGCCATGAATAAGCCGTAAAATGGCTTTGCCTACGCGATTGAAGCAAAAAATTGTAGCTTCCGCAGCTACCGTGATTCTAAGCGTCTGAAGTCGTTTtaccaaatatttttttaaatagcATTAGTTTCAACTTCATCAAAAACTACAGCCGAAGCTATTTCAGTAGGAGCCGCAGATTGAAGAAAGCCCCGATGATGCGGAGCTGGACGGTCGCGAAGGGCAATTCTAGACATGCCGCGTACGGAGGCAGGGACGCCACGCGCACCCGCGCTGTTGCCGTCGACatcgcggccacgccgccatgGCTTTCGGCTTGCCTTTCCTTGGTCTTCCAGTCccccttgaaattttttctggCTCCACCACTGGGCGAACTCACCTCTCCGCGTGCCCTGATGATCATGGTGAGAGGCGATTTGTGACGGGCGAGATCCGGCGAACGGTCGTCGAAGAATGCCTTAGCACAGTGCGGCGGACTCACCTCTCCGCGTGCACTGATGATCATAGAACTCAGAATCAATCACCGATGAACTGATGAACGTTAGATTGATGAGATCAGCACCATGGAACTCACCTAGTGTCGCTTTCCGTGCTGTACTCGCAACGTATCATGGAACTCAATTGAatccgccggcggcagcggtgtCGCTGGAAGGCGGTGCTTTGGATGGACGGTagcggcgtcgacgaccgcTCACGGGTTAGTGGCCCAAGAACGCCGGCCGATGGCTGGCGCGGTGCTTGgacaggcagcagcagcggcaccgTCGGCCGCCTGAATGCACGCAGATTTGGCCGAGAGGATGCCGAGTGGGGGGCAGATGGGACGCGACGTTGTGAGGAACCAGGATTCTAGTTTTAGGGTTTGCTGTTGTATGGAAGACCTGCGGTGTCGccaccaaaaaaattgaaaaaaaaaagcggTGGGCGCACGGACGGACGATACAAACAGAGCCGTGCGAGGATGGAACGATATGAAGAGCGACAGATGATGAACGACAAAAAGTCTTAAGAGTACTAGCCTCTTTTTAGTATAAGTAGTATATATAGAGATTAATCTCCCTTTCCCCTTCATCCACCCCCCTCGGCGCTCTCCCCTCCAAAACCCCTCCTCGCACCCGCCCAGATCCTAGCTAGGGTTTCCCCATCTTCTCCCGCCCCTCTTcccctacgccgccgccgccgccgccaccatgttTGCCACCATGTTGGAGCTGCGGCTGGTGCAGGCGACCCTCTTCAAGAATGTCGTGGAGGCGCTCGGCGACCTGTTTAGTACGGCCCACTTCAACTCCTCTAGAACGGGCTTGGAGCTCCAGGCCAAGGACAACAGCCGCGTCACGCTCATcatgctcctcctccgcgccgaggCCTTCGACCACTACCTTTGCGACCGCGGCCTCTCCATGGGCCTCAACCTCGCCGGCATGGCCAAGGCTTTCTGCTGCACCAACAACGACGACATCATCACCATCAAGGCCGAGGAGGACTGGTCCGACACCGTTACCTTCACGTTCGAGTCGCCCGGTAAGTGCGGGACCCGCATGTCTTTTGCGCTAGCTGCTCTTTGCCCTGACCCTGTGCTGGTTTTGGGTTTGTGAAATGAACAGAGGATGGTGATGAGATTTCATATTTTCATTTTGATTTCATGGTCATCAATGGCGTGCCCCTCGAAATCCCGGAATACCCGGAATCCGAGTACCAGGCCATAGTCCGCATGCCCTCTGCCAAGTTTATGCCTATCTGCAACAAGCTCAGTAGCTTCGGGGACAGGGACACTGGTATAGATTTTACCATAAGGCTAATTGTTACTGTTGTGCATGGAGGATTCTAGTTCTGTAGCTCGAACCATTTTCATCTCCTGCCGTAGTTGTCATTATCTCGGTGGATAAGGAGAGTGTCGACTTCCTTTCTCGGGGAAAAACTGGGACCTTAACAATTTTCTGCAGAGAAACCCAAACTGTTGACAAGGTACTTACCAGTTTCACCCTCTTATAGCCCCTCAAATTGGAATGGATATCATCCTCTGAATATCTGTAGTATGTGACTGTAACATGAAATGCAGTGAACAATCATATCAGTGATGTGTTGTCGATTCTTATTAATGCCCTAATGTTGTTAGCAAGTGTGCATTCTTGGTTCCTCACCTAGGTTACCTT
This genomic interval from Panicum virgatum strain AP13 chromosome 8K, P.virgatum_v5, whole genome shotgun sequence contains the following:
- the LOC120646173 gene encoding proliferating cell nuclear antigen-like; the protein is MLELRLVQATLFKNVVEALGDLFSTAHFNSSRTGLELQAKDNSRVTLIMLLLRAEAFDHYLCDRGLSMGLNLAGMAKAFCCTNNDDIITIKAEEDWSDTVTFTFESPEDGDEISYFHFDFMVINGVPLEIPEYPESEYQAIVRMPSAKFMPICNKLSSFGDRDTVVIISVDKESVDFLSRGKTGTLTIFCRETQTVDKPKEPTLIEMKEKVSLMFDLRYMNSSKASTLSDQVTISLSSKLPAVFEYKITEMSCIRYYMLPRNEGR